One genomic segment of Arthrobacter sp. zg-Y1110 includes these proteins:
- the ligD gene encoding non-homologous end-joining DNA ligase gives MAREETTLAVPGPEGERQVRISSPGRVIWPDPGITKLDLARYFAEVGEAFIRANGGRPVSLERFPEGIGGEVFFSKNPPRGMPDWMRAVTVKYPSARSHPQVVLDEPAAAVWAAQMNTVVFHPWPSRAENTDNPDQLRIDLDPQPGTDFDDAVRPAQELRSILAEAGLDAYIKTSGNRGIHLFAPIRPEREFLDVRHAVIAAAREVERRMPDQVTTAWWKEERGTRVFVDFNQANRDRTMAGAYSPRALPNAPVSCPITWDELERVHPADFTMQTVPERLRTVGDPWAEMSARPGSIDVLLGWWERDLANGLGELPFPPDYPKMPGEPPRVQPSRARRKD, from the coding sequence ATGGCACGCGAGGAAACCACCTTGGCCGTTCCCGGTCCGGAGGGGGAGCGGCAGGTCCGCATCTCCAGTCCCGGGCGGGTCATCTGGCCGGATCCCGGAATCACGAAACTGGATCTGGCCCGCTATTTCGCGGAGGTGGGTGAGGCGTTCATCCGGGCCAACGGCGGCCGGCCCGTCTCGCTGGAGCGCTTCCCGGAGGGCATCGGCGGAGAGGTGTTCTTCTCCAAGAATCCGCCGCGCGGAATGCCGGACTGGATGCGTGCCGTCACCGTGAAATACCCGAGCGCCCGTTCACACCCGCAGGTGGTGCTGGATGAGCCTGCCGCCGCGGTGTGGGCGGCGCAGATGAACACGGTGGTGTTCCATCCCTGGCCGTCGCGGGCGGAGAACACGGACAACCCGGACCAGCTGCGCATTGACCTGGATCCGCAGCCGGGCACGGATTTCGACGACGCCGTGCGTCCGGCCCAGGAACTGCGGTCCATCCTTGCCGAGGCCGGGTTGGACGCCTACATCAAGACTTCGGGCAACCGGGGCATCCACCTCTTCGCGCCCATCCGTCCGGAGCGTGAATTCCTGGACGTCCGGCATGCCGTGATTGCCGCAGCCCGGGAGGTGGAGCGCCGGATGCCGGACCAGGTGACCACGGCCTGGTGGAAGGAAGAACGCGGCACACGGGTGTTCGTGGACTTCAACCAGGCCAACCGCGACCGGACCATGGCCGGCGCGTACAGCCCGCGGGCGCTCCCGAACGCACCCGTCTCCTGCCCGATCACCTGGGACGAGCTGGAACGGGTGCATCCTGCGGACTTCACTATGCAGACAGTTCCGGAGCGGCTGCGCACCGTCGGGGATCCCTGGGCGGAGATGTCCGCCCGGCCGGGGTCCATCGATGTCCTGCTGGGCTGGTGGGAACGGGACCTGGCCAACGGGCTGGGCGAACTGCCCTTCCCGCCGGACTATCCGAAGATGCCGGGGGAGCCGCCGCGGGTCCAGCCCAGCCGCGCCCGTCGAAAGGACTAG